One window of the Synechococcus sp. CC9311 genome contains the following:
- a CDS encoding DUF4278 domain-containing protein translates to MTLTYRGKQYVQHNAAGNDASKKAPLTYRGVSYAK, encoded by the coding sequence ATGACTCTCACCTATCGTGGTAAGCAGTATGTCCAGCACAATGCTGCTGGCAATGATGCATCTAAGAAAGCACCATTGACATATCGCGGCGTGTCATACGCCAAGTGA
- a CDS encoding ferritin: protein MTQTPATAQGRLAIATGPSGRAMAETMTQEMVEQLQAHLNLERQSSAAYFAAAIWFAERELTGFAEYLRNEGKQEQEHAAKFADYLISRGQTVELDTIEAPRQTWPDPEEVIANVFRMEADVTTSVLLLYSIAERASDQRTTVFLDPVVDDQRISEHEAAYLLGRVKYANNERAAMMIIDAELREEEAKPAKLQS from the coding sequence ATGACTCAAACACCAGCAACAGCTCAAGGCAGGCTCGCCATTGCAACAGGCCCTTCTGGTCGTGCAATGGCAGAGACGATGACACAAGAGATGGTGGAACAGCTACAAGCCCATCTCAATCTGGAAAGGCAGTCTTCAGCGGCCTACTTCGCAGCAGCGATCTGGTTTGCAGAGCGCGAACTGACTGGCTTTGCTGAATACTTGCGCAATGAGGGTAAGCAAGAGCAAGAACATGCCGCAAAATTCGCTGACTACCTGATCTCCCGTGGTCAGACAGTTGAATTAGACACGATTGAAGCACCTCGTCAGACATGGCCTGACCCAGAAGAGGTGATCGCCAATGTCTTCCGCATGGAAGCAGACGTCACAACCTCTGTTCTTCTGCTGTATTCAATAGCTGAGCGTGCCTCTGATCAGAGAACAACCGTATTTCTTGATCCAGTTGTGGATGATCAGAGAATCTCTGAACATGAGGCGGCCTATCTATTAGGAAGGGTCAAGTACGCCAATAATGAGCGTGCGGCAATGATGATCATTGACGCAGAGCTCAGGGAAGAAGAGGCAAAACCAGCAAAGCTTCAATCATAA
- a CDS encoding dienelactone hydrolase family protein, with amino-acid sequence MKFKSNLLKYVAFNILALFATFLSPRVVPEVLAAQNDYSGPGPFSVSVSTVEGQGLLFKPSDSDESRKNWPGVVFAHGLCGPAEKYSTTLSRLASWGFIVIANQEQGDCGVINVNHPLATLGNLFQLPLKFSNAVDFSSMADDIRSNLNYLAGRSDVDSGRLALMGHSMGGGMVIDVASELGEQQSNIVKAVVAIAPWNGVQPTPSSIVNNSNTPILIFCSMTDALCPCSGEVQLSDTQAVFTNNVSPMIPLLFGPQSDPTWDGGSMAILKNSKDAVLMNVNQVSHFTIAGIDNGGEMQSFADWARGETGLNFNRPSRPYSDIPTMEYAVAFLNQSLNLDVKTGRSFLDQSSSDSRLVEVVSSN; translated from the coding sequence ATGAAGTTTAAATCAAATCTTTTGAAGTATGTTGCTTTCAATATATTGGCTTTGTTCGCAACTTTTTTGAGTCCTCGGGTTGTCCCCGAAGTCTTAGCGGCTCAGAATGACTACTCTGGGCCTGGTCCTTTTTCAGTTTCAGTTTCAACAGTGGAAGGGCAGGGCTTGTTGTTTAAGCCATCCGACTCTGACGAGAGCAGAAAGAACTGGCCTGGAGTGGTATTTGCTCACGGACTATGCGGACCTGCAGAAAAATATTCAACCACGTTGTCTCGTTTGGCGAGTTGGGGATTCATCGTGATTGCAAATCAAGAGCAAGGGGATTGCGGTGTAATTAATGTAAATCATCCATTAGCAACATTGGGAAATCTTTTCCAGCTACCATTGAAATTCAGTAATGCCGTTGACTTTTCGTCGATGGCTGATGATATTCGCTCGAATTTAAATTATCTAGCTGGTCGCTCTGACGTTGATTCCGGTCGGCTTGCTTTGATGGGACATAGCATGGGAGGAGGCATGGTTATTGATGTCGCCTCTGAGCTTGGAGAGCAGCAATCCAACATTGTCAAAGCTGTTGTGGCGATTGCTCCTTGGAATGGTGTGCAGCCAACGCCAAGTTCAATTGTCAATAATTCAAATACTCCTATATTAATTTTCTGTTCAATGACAGATGCTCTTTGCCCTTGCTCAGGAGAAGTTCAACTAAGCGATACTCAGGCTGTTTTCACGAATAACGTTTCGCCGATGATCCCACTATTATTTGGACCGCAATCCGATCCAACCTGGGATGGTGGCTCTATGGCAATACTTAAAAACTCAAAAGATGCAGTTTTGATGAATGTAAATCAAGTGAGTCATTTCACAATTGCTGGTATTGATAATGGTGGCGAAATGCAAAGCTTTGCTGATTGGGCACGAGGTGAGACTGGTCTTAACTTTAACCGCCCAAGTCGACCTTATTCAGACATCCCCACAATGGAATATGCGGTAGCATTCCTAAATCAATCCCTAAATCTTGATGTAAAGACTGGACGGTCTTTTCTTGATCAGTCTTCGTCGGATTCACGTCTTGTCGAAGTTGTCAGCTCGAATTAA
- a CDS encoding SMP-30/gluconolactonase/LRE family protein, whose protein sequence is MIEIFSNQMRDLIDREVQIQRVATGFEFTEGPIWHPRNHHLLFSDIPANLRLQYSLDGTTQEVRNPSSKCNGMTYDFNLNLLVCEHLSSSVVLEGEDGHREVLASHFEGKQLNSPNDVCIRSDGSIYFSDPAYGRMPWSGEERNQDLDFQGVFRINTKRELELLVDKDCYQQPNGLCFSPDESLFYINDSPKALIDVYKVASDGSLYEKKRFAENIGDGTFEGGVPDGMKCDEYGNVWVTGPKGLWIFNPKGEQLGVIRIPEHTANLHWGGTDWHTLFVTASTSVYSLTTKVGPRIESFMKA, encoded by the coding sequence ATGATCGAGATTTTTTCAAATCAAATGAGGGACCTCATTGACAGAGAGGTTCAAATCCAGCGTGTTGCAACCGGCTTTGAGTTCACCGAGGGACCGATCTGGCATCCTCGCAATCATCACCTTCTTTTCTCGGATATACCTGCGAATCTACGCCTTCAATACTCATTGGATGGAACGACGCAAGAAGTGCGAAACCCATCCAGTAAATGCAATGGAATGACTTATGATTTTAATTTGAATCTTTTAGTTTGTGAACACCTAAGTTCATCAGTTGTTCTAGAAGGTGAGGATGGACATCGAGAAGTCCTGGCGTCCCATTTTGAGGGGAAGCAGCTCAATAGCCCAAATGATGTTTGCATCCGATCAGATGGATCAATTTATTTTTCTGATCCTGCATATGGACGAATGCCTTGGTCGGGTGAGGAGCGCAATCAGGATCTGGACTTCCAAGGTGTGTTCCGTATAAACACCAAAAGAGAACTTGAGCTTCTTGTCGATAAAGATTGCTATCAGCAACCAAATGGATTGTGCTTCTCACCAGACGAATCATTGTTCTATATAAATGATTCGCCAAAAGCTTTAATCGACGTCTATAAAGTCGCGTCTGATGGAAGCCTTTATGAGAAGAAACGTTTTGCTGAAAACATTGGGGACGGTACTTTCGAAGGAGGAGTCCCTGACGGAATGAAGTGTGATGAGTACGGAAATGTTTGGGTGACAGGTCCAAAAGGTCTCTGGATTTTTAACCCCAAAGGTGAGCAGCTAGGGGTAATTAGAATCCCTGAGCACACCGCAAACCTCCACTGGGGTGGAACTGACTGGCATACATTATTTGTGACAGCTAGCACTTCGGTATATTCACTCACAACAAAAGTAGGGCCCCGTATTGAAAGCTTCATGAAAGCTTGA
- a CDS encoding alpha/beta hydrolase — MARKYRIHNLLMPSPELTRVIEHLQGLAAEISAVVDIEESRRLINRFGDLHPSVRDFETEVLPTSIDNVPCEWLLAPGADPDRRLLFIHGGGWTSGSLDSHRSLSARLSATTGCAVLAVAYRLAPEHPYPAGLDDCLVCYGWLRENGPGGVGPARSMFVAGDSAGGNLTLSVLLALKQRGLPLPNAAVLISPATDFLASGDSYRTRADRDPILTMGPDGMRKAADVYLQGNANPEDPLVSPLYGDFAGLPPLLFHVGDAEVLLDDSTQAVENARAAGVDVTLCVYSDMPHVWHAFAPYLPEATKAIEEIGTFVRKHG; from the coding sequence ATGGCTCGTAAATACAGAATTCATAACCTACTGATGCCTAGCCCAGAACTCACCCGCGTTATTGAGCATCTGCAGGGCCTTGCCGCTGAAATCAGCGCTGTCGTTGACATCGAAGAAAGTCGGCGCTTGATTAATCGCTTCGGCGACCTGCATCCGTCGGTGCGTGACTTTGAAACTGAGGTGCTTCCGACTAGCATTGACAATGTGCCCTGCGAATGGCTCCTTGCCCCCGGCGCTGACCCGGATCGTCGTCTCCTCTTCATCCACGGCGGCGGCTGGACTTCTGGCAGTCTTGACTCACACCGCTCACTCTCGGCGCGCCTCTCGGCCACAACAGGCTGTGCCGTTCTCGCCGTTGCCTACCGCCTCGCTCCAGAGCACCCTTACCCGGCCGGCCTCGACGACTGTCTCGTTTGTTATGGCTGGCTTCGCGAAAATGGCCCAGGCGGTGTAGGTCCGGCGCGGAGCATGTTTGTTGCCGGAGACTCTGCTGGCGGGAATCTCACCCTCTCGGTGCTGCTCGCGTTGAAGCAGCGCGGATTGCCGCTCCCGAATGCTGCGGTCCTGATCTCACCGGCTACCGATTTTCTTGCGTCGGGCGACTCCTACCGCACTCGCGCCGATCGCGACCCGATCCTCACGATGGGCCCCGACGGCATGCGCAAGGCCGCGGACGTCTATTTGCAAGGCAACGCCAATCCTGAAGATCCGCTCGTCTCGCCGCTCTACGGAGACTTCGCAGGTCTTCCACCGCTCCTCTTCCATGTTGGCGATGCAGAAGTTCTTCTCGACGACTCGACACAAGCCGTTGAGAACGCCCGTGCGGCCGGCGTTGACGTCACACTTTGTGTGTACTCCGACATGCCCCACGTCTGGCACGCCTTCGCTCCCTACCTCCCAGAAGCAACTAAAGCCATCGAAGAGATCGGCACTTTCGTGAGAAAGCATGGTTGA
- a CDS encoding SDR family NAD(P)-dependent oxidoreductase, whose translation MDLQLKGKVALVTGGSRGIGRATALRFGSEGCNVAICARGEEGLNKTLGELKDLGVMTFGVVADMSIAGEAARFVDEAADALGGVDMLVNNVGGSSNSTFSEACDEDWLKAFNLNLFHAVRATRASLPYFRKRRGGSVVTIASISGWRPAPDKAIYGATKAAEIFLSSSLAWELSPQNERVNTVSPGSIDFPGGVWERFRKQNPEQFAAFAGREFPAGRLGNAEEVANVIVFLSSPKANWINGAHIPVDGAQGRPSVF comes from the coding sequence ATGGACCTTCAACTAAAGGGAAAGGTAGCGCTCGTTACAGGTGGAAGCCGGGGTATAGGTCGTGCAACCGCACTACGTTTTGGTTCCGAGGGATGCAACGTGGCGATCTGTGCTCGCGGCGAAGAGGGTCTTAATAAGACACTCGGAGAGCTCAAAGATTTAGGGGTGATGACATTCGGCGTAGTGGCCGACATGTCAATCGCGGGCGAGGCTGCTCGGTTTGTTGATGAGGCGGCAGATGCGCTTGGAGGTGTAGATATGCTCGTCAACAATGTCGGTGGCTCGTCGAATAGCACATTCTCCGAAGCATGTGACGAGGACTGGCTGAAGGCCTTCAATCTGAACCTCTTCCACGCAGTGAGGGCGACTCGAGCGTCGTTGCCCTACTTTCGCAAGCGAAGGGGCGGCAGCGTCGTCACGATTGCGTCGATATCTGGTTGGAGACCAGCACCAGACAAAGCAATTTACGGAGCAACCAAGGCAGCTGAAATTTTCCTTTCTAGTTCTCTAGCCTGGGAGCTATCACCACAGAATGAACGCGTAAACACGGTATCCCCTGGATCGATCGACTTCCCGGGGGGGGTATGGGAGCGATTCAGGAAACAGAATCCCGAACAGTTCGCTGCTTTCGCAGGTAGAGAGTTTCCTGCGGGGCGGCTCGGCAATGCCGAGGAAGTCGCCAACGTCATCGTCTTTCTTTCCTCACCGAAAGCTAACTGGATCAATGGCGCCCACATTCCCGTCGATGGTGCTCAGGGGCGCCCATCAGTCTTCTGA
- a CDS encoding mandelate racemase/muconate lactonizing enzyme family protein: protein MPTPWTELEFCLVRIETDQGLIGWGEAFSYSCSRSVAAFIRQSIAPLLIGRDLPDPVVFGEDAQHKLILQGRSGVAMFALSGIDIALWDLKAKAESINLAQLLGGRCRESIPAYASLIRYGNVDLVASTCEHILNIGFKDFKLHEITLPEIRRGAELLGENNGLMVDVNCNWTEVQCQQAIPELLDLDVRWLEEPIFPPEDVRALALLRDTGIRISTGENACTAFAFEQICLAGASDFLQPSVTKVGGLTEVLKILKTNGGPRGLPFTPHSPYFGPGFLATLQLAGAEESTRFVEYLYVQPECWIYLDMPLPEDGMVCIPDGKGLGMDPDPRVLERYYVNG from the coding sequence ATGCCAACTCCTTGGACAGAACTTGAGTTCTGCCTTGTAAGGATAGAGACTGATCAAGGCCTTATTGGCTGGGGAGAGGCCTTCAGCTATTCCTGCAGCCGATCGGTGGCTGCCTTCATCAGACAATCAATCGCCCCGCTACTAATCGGCCGGGATTTGCCCGATCCAGTTGTCTTCGGAGAGGACGCCCAGCACAAGCTGATTCTTCAGGGTCGCAGCGGTGTAGCGATGTTCGCGCTTTCGGGCATTGATATAGCGCTCTGGGATCTGAAAGCCAAGGCAGAGTCAATCAATCTGGCCCAGCTGTTGGGTGGTCGTTGCAGAGAGAGTATTCCCGCTTACGCCAGCCTCATACGCTATGGAAATGTTGATCTTGTGGCCTCAACTTGTGAGCATATTTTAAATATTGGCTTCAAAGATTTCAAGTTGCATGAAATCACTTTACCCGAGATCCGCCGAGGAGCTGAACTATTAGGCGAAAACAATGGCCTAATGGTGGATGTGAATTGCAACTGGACCGAGGTTCAATGCCAGCAAGCAATTCCAGAGCTGTTGGATCTAGATGTGCGGTGGCTTGAGGAACCGATCTTTCCTCCCGAGGATGTGCGTGCCCTTGCCCTGCTACGAGATACCGGTATCAGGATTTCTACTGGCGAAAATGCATGTACAGCCTTTGCTTTTGAGCAAATCTGTCTCGCTGGAGCTTCAGATTTCTTGCAACCCAGTGTGACCAAAGTGGGTGGTTTGACCGAGGTTCTGAAGATCCTGAAAACCAATGGCGGGCCACGAGGACTTCCTTTTACTCCACATTCTCCATACTTCGGACCGGGATTTTTAGCGACTCTTCAACTAGCGGGAGCCGAAGAGAGCACAAGGTTTGTGGAGTATCTCTACGTTCAGCCTGAATGCTGGATTTATCTAGACATGCCGCTACCTGAGGACGGCATGGTTTGCATCCCAGATGGCAAGGGTCTAGGAATGGATCCAGATCCTCGGGTGCTTGAGCGTTATTACGTAAACGGTTGA
- a CDS encoding Nif11-like leader peptide family natural product precursor — protein MALDQLRAFLVKMQDDEALKSTVLSASTADDVAKIAANLGYEFSGDELLRQSGKKVGRVTVSKQETPGEYN, from the coding sequence ATGGCTCTTGATCAACTCAGGGCATTTCTCGTCAAGATGCAGGACGACGAGGCCTTAAAATCCACCGTTCTTTCGGCATCAACAGCGGACGATGTGGCCAAAATTGCTGCCAATTTAGGTTATGAGTTTTCTGGAGATGAGTTGCTCCGTCAATCGGGTAAGAAAGTTGGACGAGTGACAGTCTCTAAGCAAGAAACGCCTGGTGAATACAACTAA
- a CDS encoding RNA polymerase-binding protein RpbA, translating to MTDIPDFNSSTEKRARFGKVFSTRVEKLIEDLQAMAKTANLEIYEFDDELVKKLFIELAKRFRATAHRFGIEFEISIDGEAVE from the coding sequence ATGACAGATATCCCAGATTTCAATTCGTCTACAGAGAAAAGAGCTCGGTTTGGCAAAGTCTTTTCAACAAGAGTAGAAAAGCTGATTGAAGATCTACAAGCAATGGCAAAGACTGCAAATTTAGAGATTTACGAATTTGACGATGAATTAGTCAAAAAACTATTCATAGAACTAGCCAAACGATTCAGAGCTACAGCGCATCGTTTCGGAATTGAGTTCGAGATTAGCATCGACGGAGAAGCGGTAGAATAG
- the gap gene encoding type I glyceraldehyde-3-phosphate dehydrogenase, with amino-acid sequence MTIRIGINGFGRIGRLAFRQAVSMDDVEVVAVNDLIDVDYLAYLLRYDSTHRQFQGDVRVENKNLIVNGKLIRITAERDPKELRWGEIGADYVLESTGFFLTDDKARAHIDAGAKRVVMSAPSKDETPMFVMGVNHKDYLGQEIVSNASCTTNCLAPLAKVVNDNFGIVSGLMTTVHATTATQKPVDSPSLKDWRGGRGAGQSIIPSSTGAAKAVGRVIPELNGKLTGMAFRVPTPDVSVVDLTVNLEKSTSYEEVKAAMKAAAEGELKGILGYTNDQVVSNDLLGDSATSVFDAGAGMALNDRFMKLVAWYDNEWAYSCKCIDLIKHMESSTYVK; translated from the coding sequence ATGACCATTCGTATTGGTATCAATGGGTTTGGCCGCATTGGCCGCTTGGCTTTCCGCCAGGCTGTGTCGATGGACGATGTTGAAGTGGTAGCAGTAAACGATTTAATCGACGTTGATTACCTCGCCTATCTACTTCGATACGATTCAACTCACAGGCAATTCCAAGGTGATGTGAGAGTCGAAAATAAAAATCTTATTGTTAATGGTAAATTAATCCGTATTACTGCTGAACGAGACCCCAAGGAACTGAGATGGGGAGAAATCGGTGCTGATTACGTGCTCGAGAGCACGGGCTTTTTCTTGACAGATGACAAGGCGAGAGCACATATCGATGCTGGTGCAAAACGAGTGGTGATGAGCGCACCCTCAAAGGACGAAACTCCCATGTTTGTAATGGGTGTAAACCATAAAGATTACCTAGGTCAGGAAATCGTATCGAATGCAAGCTGCACGACAAACTGCCTTGCACCACTAGCAAAAGTAGTTAACGACAATTTTGGAATCGTAAGTGGATTAATGACAACAGTCCACGCAACAACAGCAACTCAAAAGCCTGTCGATAGTCCATCACTTAAGGATTGGAGAGGGGGACGAGGAGCCGGGCAAAGTATTATTCCAAGCTCAACAGGAGCTGCAAAAGCTGTTGGGCGGGTGATTCCTGAATTAAATGGAAAACTCACAGGGATGGCGTTCAGGGTGCCAACTCCTGACGTATCAGTTGTTGATCTCACAGTCAATTTGGAAAAGTCGACCAGTTACGAAGAGGTGAAAGCTGCCATGAAAGCAGCTGCAGAAGGCGAATTAAAAGGAATTCTCGGCTACACCAACGACCAAGTTGTCTCCAATGACCTGCTCGGCGACAGTGCTACCTCTGTCTTTGATGCCGGTGCTGGAATGGCTCTGAATGATCGATTCATGAAACTCGTTGCCTGGTACGACAATGAGTGGGCCTACAGCTGCAAATGTATTGATCTAATTAAGCATATGGAATCATCAACATACGTGAAATAG
- a CDS encoding L,D-transpeptidase: MVTTSALMLSGCMQQKQTTKISTQGEGSIEIELNQVLPQESKGKAEIDGKEMVFEVGYGKNGVGCIGSTFEEGVTPLGTFKVNAIMSRDRFEMDKSLIEKSGKTKNYLAKNLFNNMNSIDFKGDGETGEYGSGYISLTPVPSTTQPFRFNEYDGTYRWYSFAIHGTNDETRIGQRVTGGCINMNNSELDQLIKTVNLGDEVLITSNKPCNRYQQNSFSQNNDAE, encoded by the coding sequence ATGGTCACAACATCAGCTCTCATGCTTTCAGGATGCATGCAGCAAAAGCAAACAACGAAAATCTCAACACAAGGAGAGGGGTCAATTGAGATCGAACTCAATCAAGTTTTGCCCCAGGAAAGCAAAGGCAAAGCTGAGATCGATGGCAAAGAAATGGTATTTGAGGTGGGTTATGGAAAAAATGGAGTTGGCTGCATAGGCAGCACTTTTGAGGAAGGTGTTACACCACTAGGAACATTTAAAGTCAATGCAATCATGAGTAGAGATAGATTCGAGATGGATAAAAGCCTGATCGAAAAATCAGGAAAAACGAAAAATTATCTAGCAAAAAATTTATTCAACAACATGAATTCCATAGACTTTAAAGGTGACGGAGAAACAGGTGAATATGGATCTGGCTATATCAGCCTAACCCCAGTTCCATCAACAACACAGCCATTTAGATTTAACGAATACGATGGAACCTATCGATGGTATAGCTTTGCAATTCATGGAACGAATGACGAAACACGCATCGGCCAACGCGTAACAGGTGGATGCATCAATATGAACAACAGCGAGCTCGATCAACTCATCAAAACCGTCAATCTTGGAGATGAAGTGCTCATAACATCAAACAAGCCATGCAATCGCTATCAGCAAAATAGTTTTAGCCAAAACAACGATGCTGAGTGA
- the psaK gene encoding photosystem I reaction center subunit PsaK, which yields MSLHLFAVASPETFSWSPKVGILMVLCNIFAIFLGTKIFQAGQGTQLPNPKYFGGLGLEALLATTSLGHVIGFGVILGVGAAGLL from the coding sequence ATGTCTTTACACCTTTTCGCGGTTGCGTCTCCAGAAACCTTCAGTTGGTCTCCAAAGGTGGGTATCTTGATGGTGTTATGCAACATTTTTGCTATCTTTCTTGGTACAAAAATCTTTCAGGCTGGGCAGGGGACTCAACTCCCTAATCCTAAATACTTTGGAGGTTTGGGGTTAGAGGCGTTGCTTGCTACCACCAGTCTTGGTCATGTCATTGGTTTTGGTGTCATTCTCGGCGTTGGTGCTGCAGGTTTGCTTTAG
- a CDS encoding TVP38/TMEM64 family protein, with translation MQRLRRIIGISSVVALVIVVLHLAHTHALEPLRAQVEGMGVWAPLGIVALRGISILLPALPSSVYSLLAGALLGFETGLITIYITDLVFCQIAFLVAKRYGQEPVKKLVGEKASQRIQNFNQSQLEGNPFFLTGLLMTGLFDFVSYAAGLSGTKWKVFTTALIISVALSDLPIVALGAGVFSGGKLMLIIASLGVFALAIIAGMVKKYQKESSKQL, from the coding sequence GTGCAGCGACTACGAAGAATCATTGGGATCAGCTCTGTTGTTGCCCTGGTCATTGTTGTTCTCCATCTCGCCCACACCCATGCTCTAGAGCCCCTGCGCGCGCAGGTTGAGGGTATGGGCGTATGGGCTCCACTTGGAATCGTGGCGCTTAGGGGAATCAGCATTCTCCTTCCAGCCTTGCCGAGTTCGGTGTATTCACTGCTTGCCGGGGCACTCCTAGGGTTTGAAACAGGCCTCATCACCATTTATATAACGGATTTAGTGTTTTGCCAGATCGCATTTCTTGTAGCAAAACGGTACGGGCAAGAACCAGTCAAAAAACTTGTAGGCGAAAAAGCAAGCCAACGAATTCAAAACTTTAATCAATCACAACTGGAAGGAAATCCCTTTTTCCTAACGGGACTATTGATGACTGGTCTGTTTGATTTTGTGAGCTATGCAGCTGGCCTTAGCGGAACAAAGTGGAAGGTATTTACTACAGCACTCATTATCAGCGTTGCCCTGAGTGATCTACCAATCGTGGCTCTAGGAGCTGGTGTCTTTAGCGGTGGTAAATTAATGCTTATTATCGCATCTCTAGGTGTCTTTGCACTGGCAATTATTGCTGGGATGGTAAAAAAGTATCAGAAAGAAAGCTCTAAGCAGCTTTAA
- a CDS encoding MFS transporter, with the protein MSKEFGNESRPPSRARVLIAGLIGNVMEWYDFALYGYFATLIGQQFFPSTNPTASLIGAFGAFAAGFIVRPLGGVVYGRIGDLVGRRRALSLSVMAMAIPTVAMAFLPTHAQIGIAAPIAVVLLRLLQGISAGGEYTTSIIFLAEAAPDRQRGFYSIWGLWGSVLGMLMGSAFGDLLTRTLTQTQLDAWGWRVAFALGSLVALTGVIIRQGVGEDDASATKKTPLKSTLGVHRPAFLRVLALNIASSVGFYAVYVYLVTYVEVVDGIADSVALSLNTDVMAVLLLLYPITAWLSDRIGRRALLMSGAALLCVGAIPFLQLIHSQDPQLIVRGELGFTLAIALVDGGKGPANVELMPAEVRCTGTALAYNLAEGWFGGTTPLIAAVLVAWASGNPIYLGIWVGLSGLCTFVTAAFFTRETAFKPLIKQAQTQPS; encoded by the coding sequence ATGTCGAAAGAATTCGGGAATGAATCGAGACCCCCATCGAGAGCGAGGGTTTTAATCGCCGGTCTTATCGGCAACGTGATGGAGTGGTACGACTTTGCCCTCTATGGCTACTTCGCCACGTTGATTGGCCAACAATTCTTTCCCTCAACCAACCCAACGGCGTCACTGATCGGAGCCTTCGGCGCCTTTGCGGCCGGATTCATCGTCCGTCCACTTGGTGGGGTTGTGTATGGCCGCATCGGAGATTTGGTCGGACGTCGACGAGCTCTAAGCCTGTCGGTCATGGCAATGGCAATCCCAACCGTGGCGATGGCTTTTTTACCCACCCATGCCCAGATCGGAATTGCAGCGCCGATTGCCGTGGTGCTTTTACGCCTCCTACAGGGAATATCAGCAGGTGGCGAGTACACAACCTCGATTATTTTTCTTGCCGAGGCAGCGCCAGATCGGCAACGGGGCTTTTACAGCATTTGGGGGCTCTGGGGATCAGTGTTGGGGATGTTGATGGGTTCTGCGTTTGGTGATCTGCTCACGAGAACCCTCACACAAACGCAACTCGATGCTTGGGGTTGGCGGGTGGCCTTTGCCCTGGGATCCTTAGTGGCCCTAACAGGAGTGATTATTCGCCAGGGGGTTGGAGAAGATGATGCATCCGCAACCAAAAAGACCCCGCTCAAATCAACCTTGGGAGTTCACCGACCAGCCTTCCTCAGAGTCTTAGCGCTGAACATTGCCAGCAGCGTTGGGTTTTATGCGGTTTACGTCTACTTAGTGACCTACGTCGAGGTGGTGGACGGCATAGCAGACAGTGTGGCTCTGAGCCTGAATACTGACGTCATGGCTGTGCTACTGCTTCTGTACCCAATCACAGCCTGGCTCTCGGACCGAATCGGCAGAAGAGCGTTGTTAATGAGTGGAGCAGCCCTGCTCTGTGTTGGAGCGATTCCATTCCTCCAACTCATTCACAGCCAAGACCCGCAATTGATCGTTCGCGGAGAACTGGGTTTCACACTGGCAATTGCTCTCGTGGATGGTGGCAAAGGTCCAGCAAACGTGGAACTCATGCCAGCGGAAGTGCGCTGTACGGGAACAGCCTTGGCTTACAACCTTGCTGAGGGTTGGTTTGGTGGAACAACCCCATTGATCGCAGCTGTGCTGGTTGCTTGGGCCAGCGGAAATCCGATTTATTTAGGGATCTGGGTGGGCCTCAGTGGACTATGCACCTTTGTGACGGCGGCCTTCTTCACGAGAGAGACAGCGTTCAAGCCCTTAATAAAACAAGCTCAGACTCAACCGAGCTAA